Genomic segment of Panicum virgatum strain AP13 chromosome 2K, P.virgatum_v5, whole genome shotgun sequence:
TGCAACTCAGGGCCACATTGATATTGTTAATCTTTTCCTAGAAACAGATGCAAGCCTTGCTAGGATTGCAAGAAATAATGGCAAAACAGTTTTGCATTCAGCAGCAAGAATAGGCCATGTGGAGGTGGTCACTGCACTGTTGAATAAGGATCCAGGGATTAGTTTCAGAACAGATAAAAAGGGACAGACAGCGCTACACATGGCTTCAAAAGGCCAGAATGCTGAAATTCTGCTCGAGTTGTTGAAGCCTGATGTCTCAGTTATCCATGTGGAAGACAGCAAGGGGAACAGACCATTGCATGTTGCAACTCGGAAGGGGAACACCATTGTAAGTATCTTATCTAAGAAAATCTTCTGATTTGTGCCCCTGTTATTTATTGTTGAAGTTATGTTGCTCAGGAGTCAGGGCAAGTAGTAAAATGAAGTTACTTGCATTCATGCGATATTGTTTGCTTAATAGTTATAGTATCCAATGTTTTCTAAATAAGAAGAATCCGCATCTTTTCCAGGAATCAAAGAAAACTTAAGTTCAGGGTATTACTAAAAAAAGGAAATGCTTTCTTCCTTGAAACTTTTAAAAAGGAACAATTTCTAAGCAGTTTTGGATTGAATATTGCTCGATCTTAATAATAGCATGGTATTAACATCAAACAACAAACTACTAACTTGTAATGTATCTGAAATTTGTTTGTTCCCTACAGATGGTCCAGACCCTAATATCAGTTGAAGGGATTGAAATCAATGCAGTTAATAGAGCTGGAGAGACTGCTTTTGCTATTGCAGAGAAACAAGGTAATGAAGAGCTTATTAACATCCTTAGAGAGGTTGGTGGAGTAACTTCAAAAGAGCAAGTGAATCCTCCTAATCCAGCAAAGCAGCTCAAGCAGACTGTCAGTGATATCAGGCATGATGTTCAGTCACAGATCAAGCAAACACACCAGACCAAGATGCAATTCCAAAAAATCAAGAAGAGAATCCAAAAGCTTCACATTGGTGGGCTAAACAACGCCATCAACTCCAATACTGTAGTTGCAGTGCTTATTGCCACTGTTGCCTTTGCAGCCATATTCCAACTCCCTGGTAATTTTCTGGAGAATATGAAAGACGCACCAGATCCAGACATGACCTTGGGGCAAGCTTTGGTAGCCAGCAATCCAGCCTTTATAATCTTCTTGGTCTTTGACGCCTTGGCTCTCTTCATCTCCCTTGCTGTTGTCATTGTTCAGACATCTCTAATTGTCGTAgaacagaaggcaaagaagaAGATGGTCTTTGTGATAAACAAGTTGATGTGGCTCGCATGCCTATGCATCTCGGCAGCCTTCATAGCACTGACCTACGTTGTCGTGGGCCGAAATGATGAGTGGTTGGCTTGGTGTACCATGGCGATTGGCACTGTCATCATGGTGGCCACTCTCGGTTCCATGTGTTATTGCATTGTTGCTCACAGGATGGAAGAGAAGAACATGAGGAAAATTAGGAGGACCTCCACAAGCCAGTCATGGTCCGTATCAATTGACTCGGAAACGGAGCTTATGAACAGTGAATATAAGAAGATGTACGCCCTTTAGGGTGCCATCCTTGCTTATCATCGAGTCCTGTATATATGTACCCATTTGCCAGAGACTACTCCATGGCACTAAGTGGGATTGACTAGAACTATATTTAGGCCTAGAACATGGCACCTGTATGTAACTGCAGTCAGCAGCCTCCTTCCATGAGCAGAGGGGTGAATTCCAGGTGATAGGAGTAGCCACTTTTTGTAGGCAAATATGACTATTTGCCAAGCAAGATGTTTATCTTATATGCTTATTATTACTGTGATGGAAATTAAAACCATGAAATTGTATCAGTATAGTAGAATAGTATGAGATAAGTTGCCCTT
This window contains:
- the LOC120684403 gene encoding ankyrin repeat-containing protein At5g02620-like produces the protein MEKQSSMRHGPLEKLKSFRGIEKQRSFKFLSMEKQHSFKRNKDSPGKRGDTALHLAARAGSVAHVQKILVECDPELVVELAARQNQDGETALYVSAEKGHVEVVCEILKACDVQSAGLKASNSFDAFHIAAKQGHLDVLKELLQAFPSLAMTTNSVNATALDTAATQGHIDIVNLFLETDASLARIARNNGKTVLHSAARIGHVEVVTALLNKDPGISFRTDKKGQTALHMASKGQNAEILLELLKPDVSVIHVEDSKGNRPLHVATRKGNTIMVQTLISVEGIEINAVNRAGETAFAIAEKQGNEELINILREVGGVTSKEQVNPPNPAKQLKQTVSDIRHDVQSQIKQTHQTKMQFQKIKKRIQKLHIGGLNNAINSNTVVAVLIATVAFAAIFQLPGNFLENMKDAPDPDMTLGQALVASNPAFIIFLVFDALALFISLAVVIVQTSLIVVEQKAKKKMVFVINKLMWLACLCISAAFIALTYVVVGRNDEWLAWCTMAIGTVIMVATLGSMCYCIVAHRMEEKNMRKIRRTSTSQSWSVSIDSETELMNSEYKKMYAL